CAGCACGGTGGATTTCCCACTGCTCTTCTTCACCGATCGGACCGGCTTCGTCGATGGGGTTGCCCAGCACGTCCATGATACGGCCCAGGGTCGCTTTACCGACCGGTACCGAGATGGCCTTGTTGGTGCGGGTGACGTCCAGGCCACGCTTGAGGCCTTCGGTCGAACCCATCGCAATGGAACGCACCACGCCGTCGCCCAGCTGCTGCTGAACTTCCAGGGTGGTTTCGGCGCCGACTACTTTCAGCGCCTCGTATACGGCTGGCACCTGATCACGCGGGAATTCCACGTCGATAACGGCGCCGATGATTTGAACGATACGTCCGCTACTCATCTTTGGTTCCTCTGAATATTTGAACCGTTCTTAAACCGCGGCAGCGCCGCCGACGATTTCCGAAATCTCTTGGGTGATCGCTGCCTGACGCGCCTTGTTGTAGATCAGTTGCAGATCACTGATCAGTTCACCGGCGTTGTCGGTGGCGTTCTTCATCGCAATCATCCGCGCAGCCTGTTCAGCTGCGTTGTTCTCGACCACCGCCTGGTACACCTGCGATTCGACATAGCGAACCATCAGGCCGTCGAGCAGCTCCTTGGCATCGGGCTCGTACAGATAGTCCCAGTGATGCTTGAGCTGTTGATCCGGATCGGCCACCAGCGGAACCAACTGCTCCACTGTAGGCTTCTGCGTCATGGTATTGATGAACTTGTTCGAGACCACGGACAGACGGTCGATGCGACCTTCGAGGTAGGCGTCGAGCATGACCTTGACACTACCGATCAGGTCGTTGATCGACGGCTCTTCACCGAGGTGGCTGATCGCAGCGACAACATTGCCACCAAAGTTGCGGAAGAATGCCGCACCCTTGGAGCCAATCACGCAGAGATCGATCTCCACGCCTTGCTCGCGATCTTTCGCCATGTCCTTGACCAGGGCCTTGAACAGGTTGGTATTCAGACCACCGCACAGACCACGGTCACTGCTCACCACCACATAGCCGGCACGCTTGACTTCGCGCTCGACCATGAAGGGATGGCGGTATTCCGGGTTGGCGTTGGCCAGATGACCAATCACCTGGCGGATACGCTCCGCGTAGGGACGGCTAGCAGCCATGCGCTGTTGAGCCTTGCGCATCTTGCTGACCGCCACTTTTTCCATGGCGCTGGTGATCTTCTGCGTGCTTTTGATGCTCGCAATCTTGCTGCGAATCTCTTTTGCGCCTGCCATTTCACACCTATCGGGTTAGCAGGCGGGCGTCTCGCGACGCCCGCTGCGGCTTACCAGGTTTGGGTGGCTTTGAACTTCTCGATACCGGCTTTGATGGCGGCGTCGATTTCGTCGTTGAAGTCACCTTTCACGTTGATCTTGGCCATCAGATCGGCCAGGTCACGGTTGAAGTAGCTCAGCAGAGCTGCTTCGAAGGCGCCAACCTTGTTCACTTCCACGTCGGTCAGGAAGCCGCGCTCGGCAGCGTACAGGGACACGGACATGTCGGCGATCGACATGGGCGCGTACTGCTTCTGCTTCATCAGTTCGGTAACACGTTGACCGTGTTCGAGCTGCTTGCGGGTGGCTTCGTCCAGGTCAGAGGCGAACTGGGCGAATGCCGCCAGTTCACGGTACTGAGCCAGAGCGGTACGGATACCACCGGAGAGCTTCTTGATGATCTTGGTCTGAGCTGCACCACCCACGCGGGATACCGAGATACCGGCGTTGACGGCCGGACGGATACCCGAGTTGAACATGGCGGATTCCAGGAAGATCTGACCGTCGGTGATGGAGATCACGTTGGTCGGAACGAACGCGGAAACGTCGCCAGCCTGGGTTTCGATGATCGGCAGAGCGGTCAGGGAACCGGTCTTGCCAGTCACGGCGCCATTGGTGAACTTCTCGACATACTCTTCGGAAACGCGGGAAGCGCGCTCCAGCAGACGGCTGTGGAGATAGAACACGTCGCCCGGGTAGGCTTCACGACCTGGCGGACGGCGCAGCAGCAGGGAGATCTGACGGTAAGCCACGGCCTGCTTGGACAGGTCGTCGTACACGATCAGGGCATCTTCACCGCGGTCGCGGAAGTATTCGCCCATGGTGCAACCGGCGTACGGAGCCAGGAACTGCAGTGCAGCGGATTCCGAAGCCGAGGCGGCAACCACGATGGTGTTGGCCAGGGCGCCGGCTTCTTCCAGCTTGCGCACCACGTTGGCGATGGTCGACTGCTTCTGACCGATAGCCACGTAGACGCAGCGGATGCCGCTGTCTTTCTGGTTGATGATGGCGTCGACTGCCAGGGCAGTCTTACCAATCTGACGGTCACCGATGATCAGCTCGCGCTGGCCACGGCCTACCGGGATCATGGCATCGACCGACTTGTAACCGGTCTGAACCGGCTGGTCGACCGACTTACGCCAGATCACGCCCGGCGCTACCTTTTCAACGGCGTCGGTAGCTTGAGCGTTGATCGGGCCTTTGCCGTCGATCGGGTTGCCCAGGGCGTCGACCACGCGACCCAGCAGTTCCGGACCAACCGGAACTTCCAGAATGCGGCCGGTGCACTTGGCGCTCATGCCTTCTGCAAGGCTGGTGTAAGCACCCAGTACTACAGCACCAACGGAGTCTTGCTCCAGGTTCAGCGCCATACCGTAGACACCGTCCGGGAACTCGATCATCTCGCCGTACATGACGTCGGCCAGACCATAGATGCGCACGATGCCGTCGGAAACGGAGACGATGGTGCCTTCGTTGCGGGCTTGAGAGGCGACGTCGAGTTTCTCGATACGCCCCTTGATGATTTCACTAATTTCGGAAGGATTGAGTTGCTGCATAGCTCTGCTGCCCCTTCAAACTCAAGATTTCAATGCTTCGGCCAGCTTCGCGAGTTTGCCGCGAACTGTGCCATCGATAACCAGGTCGCCGGCGCGAATCAGTACACCACCGATGAGGGTGGCATCTTCCGCGGCGTGCAGACGCACTTCTCGGCCGAGCCGTGCACTGAGAACCTTGGCGAGTTTGTCTTGCTGTTCATCGCTCAATGCGAAGGCACTTGTTACATCCACGTCGATCGACTTCTCCTGCTCGGCCTTGTACAGCTCGAACTGGGCGAAGATGTCCGGCAACAGGGCCAGACGGTCGTTCTCGGCGAGAACGTGGATGAAGTTCTGTGCCTGGGCGTCGAACTTGTCACCACACACCTCGATGAAGGCGGTGGCCTTTTCTGTACTCGTCAGACGCGGGGCCTTGAGCACGCGCTGCATGGTGTCGTCGATAGACACCGCCGCAGCCAGGCCGAGCATGGCTGACCAATTGGCCAGTTGCTGGTGGGCCTGGGCGTGCTCGAAGGCAGCCTTAGCGTAAGGTCGGGCCAGCGTGGTCAGTTCTGCCATGATCGCGCCCTCGCTTAAATTTCGGCTGCCAGTTTGTTAACCAGCTCCGCATGCGCGTTTTGGTCGATGGATGCGCCCAGAATCTTCTCGGCGCCGCTGACGGCCAGGCTACCCACTTGGGCGCGCAGGGCGTCTTTGATGCCGTTGATTTCCTGTTCGATCTCGGCCTGAGCCTGAGCCTTCACACGTTCAGCTTCGCCACGGGCCTGATCACGGGCTTCGTCGACAATCTGAGTAGCACGCTTCTTGGCTTGCTCAATGATTTCGGCGGCCTGACCTTTGGCTTCGCGCAGTTGCTGGGCCACTTTTTCGTGGGCCAGCTCCAGATCACGAGCCGCGCGGTTGGCAGCGTCCAAGCCGTCTGCGATCTTCTTCTGACGTTCCTGCAGGGCGTTGATGACCGGAGGCCATACAAACTTCATGCAGAACCATACGAAGACGAAGAAGGCAACGGACTGGCCAATCAGGGTTGCATTAATGTTCACGCCAACACCTCGCTCGTTCGTTGTCCGTCACACCAATTCACTCGAAAAGGAGTGAATCAGCCTGCGATTTGACCAACGAAGGGGTTCGCGAAGGTGAAGAACAGAGCAATACCAACACCGATCATGGTTACGGCGTCGAGCAGACCGGCAACGATGAACATCTTGACTTGCAGCATCGGAACCATTTCCGGCTGACGCGCTGCGCCTTCCAGGAACTTGCCACCCAGCAGACCGAAACCGATGGCGGTACCCAGGGCACCCAGGCCGATCAGCAGTGCAACGGCGATAGCGGTCAAACCAACTACAGTTTCCATTTTTCCTCCCGACTTACAGTCGTATTGGTTAGGTTTTTGATGAAGCGGTAAAACGAAATCGTTTCTTTGCAGCATCCCCTGGCGGGGCTGTCCCAGCGGTGCCATCAGCACCGCGGAACGTCATGCGCCTTAGTGGTTATCTTCATGCGCCATCGACAGATAGACGATGGTCAGCATCATGAAGATGAACGCCTGCAGCACAATGATCAGGATGTGGAAGATGGCCCAGGCCAGCTGCAGCACACCGCCCAGACCGCCCAGCAGCATGCCGCCGCTGTACATGATGGCGATCAGGATGAAGATCAGTTCACCGGCATACAGGTTGCCGAACAGTCGCAGTGCCAGGGAAACAGGCTTGGCGATCAGGGTGACGAATTCGAGCAGGAAGTTCACCGGGATCAGCAGGATCTTCACGGCGATGTTCTTGGCACCGAACGGGTGCAGGGTCAGTTCGCCGAGGAAGCCGCCGATACCCTTGACCTTGATGCTGTAGAACAGGATCAGGGCGAATACCGACAGGGCCAGGCCCAGAGTGGCGTTCGGGTCGGTGGTTGGAACCACGCGGAAATACAGGTGCGGATCGCCAGCGATGGTGGCAGCCAGCATCGGCAGCCAGTCAACCGGGATCAGGTCCATGAAGTTCATCAAAAAGACCCAGACGAAGATGGTCAGGGCCAGTGGGGCGATCAGCGGGTTACGCCCGTGGAAGGTGTCCTTCACGCTGCCGTCGACGAACTCGACCAGCACTTCGACGAAGTTCTGCAGGCCGCCAGGCTGATCGGAGGTCGCTTTGCGCGCCGCCAGACGGAACAGAAGGATGAAAACAAGGCCGAGAACCACCGACACCGCGAGGGTATCTACGTGGAAGGCCCAGAAGCCCATTTCTTTGGCTTCTTGTGCGGTGTGGGCGAAACTCCAGCCATTCACCGGATGCTGACCATAGGTCAGGTTCGACAGGTGGTGCTGGATGTAACCCGAAGCGGTATCTGCTGCCATTATTTGCCCCGAACGCTTTAAGGTCTTGAAAATTTAGTTATCAGCAGCGGAGCGAACCAGCTGACCATCAGGGTCAGCAGGTAGACACCGAACAGCATCGGCGCCTCCAGAGGTTTCACACCCGCAAACGCTAGTGCAAAAAGCACGAACGTCAAAATTAGTTTTCCCGCTTCGCCCGCATAAAAAGAGCGGACGATGTCCCGCGCCGCCCGCGCTCCACTGAATCGGAACGCCTTGTGGGCGAAATACAGGTTCGGCAACCAGGCGATAAGCCCACCCAGCAATGCCGAATATCCGGCGACGTTACCGCGCCATTGCCAGCACACCGCAGCGGCCAGCAGCAGGACGATGAGTTGGGCCACCAGAACCGGAAAGACCGGCAGACGATGGAAGGGCAGGCGCTTTGGCATGCGGCGTTCCATCTACTGATGTCCTCGTCTATCGAACGCTTTAAATCAATGAATTGGCATAAAAAGTGCCAACAAAATTGCGCGCAGAGTATAGGGGGCCAATCCCCCCCATTCAACTGCCCGGTAGTGTTTTCCGACCATGCGCTACATGGCCAGATGTGGCGAATTGTTTCAGCGGATATGGGCGAGAACGCCTTGCAGTTCGTCGAGGGAGTTGTAGCGGATGACCAGCTGGCCCTTGCCCTTGGAGCCGTGTTTTATCTGCACTGGTGAGCCCAGGCGCTCTGCCAGGCGCTGTTCCAGACGACTGATATCCGGATCGGCTTTGGCTTTGGAAGGGGCCGGTTTGGCCGACAACCACTGGCGAACCAGGGCCTCGGTCTGGCGAACCGTGAGTCCGCGTGCGACAACGTGTCGCGCAGCTTCGACCTGCTGTTCGAGGGGCAAACCGAGCAGTGCACGGGCATGGCCCATTTCCAGATCGCCATGGGAAAGCAGGGTCTTGATCTCGTCCGGCAGCGCAATCAGGCGCAGCAGGTTGGTGATGGTGACACGGGACTTGCCGACGGCATCGGCGACCTGCTGTTGGGTCAACTCGAATTCCTGCTGCAGTCGCTGCAGGGCGACGGCCTCCTCGATGGGATTGAGATCCTCGCGCTGGATGTTCTCGATCAGCGCCATGGCGATGGCGGCTTCATCGGGCAGTTCGCGGACCATGGCCGGGATCTTGTTCTGACCGGCCAGCTGGCTGGCCCGCCAACGGCGTTCACCGGCGACGATTTCGAAACGGCCACCGCCGATGGGGCGCAGCACGATGGGCTGCATCACGCCCTGGGCGCGGATCGAAGCGGCGAGTTCCTCCAGGGCGGTCTGGTCCATGTCACGACGCGGCTGGTACTTGCCACGCTGGATCAGCTCCAGCGGCACGTATTGCAGCTCACGCGAGTCGACCTGAGCCGCCTCTTCCTGCAATGCACTGACGGTGTTGCCACCGAGCAGGGCGTCCAGACCTCGACCCAGACCTCGTTTCTTCGCAGCCATGCGGATGTTCCTTAAGCGGTAGCGGTTTTCGCGGCGGCACGCTGACGGCGCACCAGCTCGCCGGCCAAGGCCAGGTAGGCAATGGCCCCACGGGATTGTTTGTCGTAGACCAGCGCCGGCATGCCGAAGCTCGGCGCCTCGGCCAGGCGTACGTTGCGCGGGATCACGGCGTCGTACAGCTTGTCGCCGAAATGCTGCTTGAGCTGAGCGGTCACGTCGTTGGTCAGGCTGATGCGCGGG
The sequence above is drawn from the Pseudomonas sp. Z8(2022) genome and encodes:
- a CDS encoding F0F1 ATP synthase subunit delta, translated to MAELTTLARPYAKAAFEHAQAHQQLANWSAMLGLAAAVSIDDTMQRVLKAPRLTSTEKATAFIEVCGDKFDAQAQNFIHVLAENDRLALLPDIFAQFELYKAEQEKSIDVDVTSAFALSDEQQDKLAKVLSARLGREVRLHAAEDATLIGGVLIRAGDLVIDGTVRGKLAKLAEALKS
- a CDS encoding F0F1 ATP synthase subunit B, whose protein sequence is MNINATLIGQSVAFFVFVWFCMKFVWPPVINALQERQKKIADGLDAANRAARDLELAHEKVAQQLREAKGQAAEIIEQAKKRATQIVDEARDQARGEAERVKAQAQAEIEQEINGIKDALRAQVGSLAVSGAEKILGASIDQNAHAELVNKLAAEI
- the atpG gene encoding F0F1 ATP synthase subunit gamma; protein product: MAGAKEIRSKIASIKSTQKITSAMEKVAVSKMRKAQQRMAASRPYAERIRQVIGHLANANPEYRHPFMVEREVKRAGYVVVSSDRGLCGGLNTNLFKALVKDMAKDREQGVEIDLCVIGSKGAAFFRNFGGNVVAAISHLGEEPSINDLIGSVKVMLDAYLEGRIDRLSVVSNKFINTMTQKPTVEQLVPLVADPDQQLKHHWDYLYEPDAKELLDGLMVRYVESQVYQAVVENNAAEQAARMIAMKNATDNAGELISDLQLIYNKARQAAITQEISEIVGGAAAV
- the atpA gene encoding F0F1 ATP synthase subunit alpha; this translates as MQQLNPSEISEIIKGRIEKLDVASQARNEGTIVSVSDGIVRIYGLADVMYGEMIEFPDGVYGMALNLEQDSVGAVVLGAYTSLAEGMSAKCTGRILEVPVGPELLGRVVDALGNPIDGKGPINAQATDAVEKVAPGVIWRKSVDQPVQTGYKSVDAMIPVGRGQRELIIGDRQIGKTALAVDAIINQKDSGIRCVYVAIGQKQSTIANVVRKLEEAGALANTIVVAASASESAALQFLAPYAGCTMGEYFRDRGEDALIVYDDLSKQAVAYRQISLLLRRPPGREAYPGDVFYLHSRLLERASRVSEEYVEKFTNGAVTGKTGSLTALPIIETQAGDVSAFVPTNVISITDGQIFLESAMFNSGIRPAVNAGISVSRVGGAAQTKIIKKLSGGIRTALAQYRELAAFAQFASDLDEATRKQLEHGQRVTELMKQKQYAPMSIADMSVSLYAAERGFLTDVEVNKVGAFEAALLSYFNRDLADLMAKINVKGDFNDEIDAAIKAGIEKFKATQTW
- the atpB gene encoding F0F1 ATP synthase subunit A — encoded protein: MAADTASGYIQHHLSNLTYGQHPVNGWSFAHTAQEAKEMGFWAFHVDTLAVSVVLGLVFILLFRLAARKATSDQPGGLQNFVEVLVEFVDGSVKDTFHGRNPLIAPLALTIFVWVFLMNFMDLIPVDWLPMLAATIAGDPHLYFRVVPTTDPNATLGLALSVFALILFYSIKVKGIGGFLGELTLHPFGAKNIAVKILLIPVNFLLEFVTLIAKPVSLALRLFGNLYAGELIFILIAIMYSGGMLLGGLGGVLQLAWAIFHILIIVLQAFIFMMLTIVYLSMAHEDNH
- the atpE gene encoding F0F1 ATP synthase subunit C, translated to METVVGLTAIAVALLIGLGALGTAIGFGLLGGKFLEGAARQPEMVPMLQVKMFIVAGLLDAVTMIGVGIALFFTFANPFVGQIAG
- a CDS encoding ParB/RepB/Spo0J family partition protein; this translates as MAAKKRGLGRGLDALLGGNTVSALQEEAAQVDSRELQYVPLELIQRGKYQPRRDMDQTALEELAASIRAQGVMQPIVLRPIGGGRFEIVAGERRWRASQLAGQNKIPAMVRELPDEAAIAMALIENIQREDLNPIEEAVALQRLQQEFELTQQQVADAVGKSRVTITNLLRLIALPDEIKTLLSHGDLEMGHARALLGLPLEQQVEAARHVVARGLTVRQTEALVRQWLSAKPAPSKAKADPDISRLEQRLAERLGSPVQIKHGSKGKGQLVIRYNSLDELQGVLAHIR
- a CDS encoding F0F1 ATP synthase subunit I produces the protein MERRMPKRLPFHRLPVFPVLVAQLIVLLLAAAVCWQWRGNVAGYSALLGGLIAWLPNLYFAHKAFRFSGARAARDIVRSFYAGEAGKLILTFVLFALAFAGVKPLEAPMLFGVYLLTLMVSWFAPLLITKFSRP